Proteins co-encoded in one Desulfoplanes formicivorans genomic window:
- the qrcB gene encoding menaquinone reductase molybdopterin-binding-like subunit QrcB, whose product MGLDRRSFIAFLAGGTGGILCTPMVWKFLDDVSIWSQNWPWIPKLQYGERVNKPVACKFGSDAYGILVETAAGRPFTARGNPDHPLSQGGIDPLGVASVQMLYSPSRIQGPMKKSGNGFENISWDEAGKLLAAKVKSAGSDVCAITGDETGTTTDILAGLLAGLGSDKCFLMSGETAPAVTAWKMLGGQGTPGYDLENADYVLSLGGDINESWGTVVRNGKAMAANKAAYVYVGAVQKPGTSIPSKTWVACKPGRESLVALGIAAYLIKAGKGMDMPGYGAFSEFVTVTNPPSRIAKATGVSEATMKRMAEELMRAKRPLVLTGSEMGQGSDAMGAAMGLALNMLLGRINARGGVRDIPFAPQVVANAPARDTLLARDAAGYVQAVAQGKAQAPKVTLIVDANPAYALPQPDMVAKALEKSGFVVSFATFMDETAAMADLILPASYFLEAMDDVYTPFGSGQANYTVSPAIVEPVFDTRPAADVLLELAAATGIDLGVSSFEDALKAKAEALGADWDELVEGTAWVAATSTNGYGLALWNESLRALGVPRAADDLVLAPMAKLHLGTAGMPTTPFGVLTIRDTELKNNILCAQMNRATAGKLGVRDGQAIVARSAAGSCQAVVSLSESIMPGVVAMPLGFGHTAWDEFAKNKGDNVYKLMEIKPEPGTGMSLFGNPQVQITRA is encoded by the coding sequence ATGGGACTTGATCGCAGAAGTTTTATAGCGTTTTTGGCTGGCGGCACAGGCGGGATCCTCTGTACCCCCATGGTATGGAAGTTCCTGGACGATGTTTCCATCTGGAGCCAGAATTGGCCGTGGATTCCCAAATTGCAGTATGGCGAGCGGGTGAACAAGCCCGTGGCCTGCAAGTTTGGCTCCGACGCCTATGGCATTCTGGTTGAAACCGCTGCAGGACGCCCTTTTACCGCCAGAGGCAATCCGGACCACCCCCTGAGTCAGGGAGGCATTGATCCCCTGGGCGTTGCCAGCGTGCAGATGCTGTACAGCCCGTCACGCATTCAGGGGCCAATGAAGAAGTCCGGCAACGGATTTGAAAACATTTCATGGGACGAGGCCGGCAAACTCCTGGCCGCCAAGGTCAAGAGCGCGGGCAGTGATGTCTGCGCCATCACCGGGGATGAAACAGGAACCACGACAGACATTCTTGCCGGATTGCTGGCCGGTCTGGGATCTGACAAGTGTTTTCTCATGTCTGGTGAAACCGCTCCGGCCGTCACCGCCTGGAAGATGCTTGGTGGGCAGGGAACGCCCGGTTATGATCTGGAAAACGCGGATTATGTTCTCAGCCTGGGTGGCGATATCAATGAATCCTGGGGTACGGTTGTCCGCAACGGCAAGGCCATGGCCGCCAACAAGGCCGCGTATGTCTATGTGGGCGCGGTGCAAAAGCCCGGTACCTCCATCCCGTCCAAAACCTGGGTTGCCTGCAAGCCCGGGCGTGAATCCCTTGTGGCTCTGGGAATTGCGGCATATCTCATCAAGGCCGGCAAGGGCATGGATATGCCCGGCTACGGCGCGTTCAGCGAATTCGTCACGGTCACCAATCCGCCTTCCCGCATTGCCAAGGCAACGGGGGTTTCCGAAGCGACCATGAAGCGTATGGCCGAAGAACTCATGCGGGCCAAGCGGCCGCTGGTTCTTACCGGTTCGGAAATGGGCCAGGGTTCGGATGCCATGGGTGCGGCCATGGGGCTGGCCCTGAACATGCTTCTTGGACGGATCAACGCCAGGGGAGGAGTCAGGGATATTCCCTTTGCCCCGCAGGTGGTTGCCAACGCACCGGCCAGGGATACCTTGCTTGCCCGTGATGCGGCCGGATATGTCCAGGCCGTGGCCCAGGGCAAGGCCCAGGCCCCCAAGGTGACGCTCATTGTGGACGCCAATCCCGCCTATGCCCTGCCGCAACCCGATATGGTCGCCAAGGCCCTGGAAAAAAGCGGTTTTGTGGTCAGCTTTGCCACCTTTATGGATGAAACCGCTGCCATGGCTGATCTCATCCTGCCTGCATCCTATTTTCTCGAGGCCATGGATGACGTATATACACCCTTTGGTTCCGGACAGGCCAATTACACGGTTTCCCCGGCGATCGTGGAGCCCGTGTTCGACACCCGGCCCGCTGCTGACGTGCTTCTGGAACTGGCTGCAGCAACAGGCATTGATCTGGGCGTGAGCTCTTTTGAGGATGCTCTCAAGGCCAAGGCCGAGGCCCTGGGTGCCGATTGGGACGAGTTGGTCGAGGGAACGGCCTGGGTGGCTGCAACCTCCACCAACGGCTATGGTCTGGCCCTGTGGAACGAGAGTCTCCGTGCCCTGGGGGTTCCCCGTGCTGCTGACGACCTCGTGCTTGCTCCCATGGCCAAACTGCACCTGGGAACAGCGGGTATGCCCACGACTCCCTTTGGCGTTTTGACCATCAGGGACACCGAACTCAAGAACAATATCCTGTGCGCCCAGATGAACAGGGCCACGGCCGGCAAACTCGGAGTCAGAGACGGGCAGGCCATTGTAGCCAGAAGCGCTGCCGGTTCCTGTCAGGCTGTTGTTTCCCTGTCTGAATCCATCATGCCCGGTGTGGTCGCCATGCCCCTCGGGTTCGGTCACACGGCCTGGGACGAGTTTGCCAAGAACAAGGGCGACAATGTGTACAAGCTGATGGAAATAAAGCCTGAACCCGGGACCGGTATGTCCCTGTTCGGCAATCCCCAGGTACAAATCACCAGGGCCTAA
- the qrcA gene encoding menaquinone reductase multiheme cytochrome c subunit QrcA produces MLPLLVGFVAAVALGWWGYPKLVFSEKTQPIRFSHNVHVSDQGMGCDECHSFRDDGSYAGLPTTEQCAECHEEAVSEDPAEIEFVEKYVAQGKEVPWLVYQKQPDNVYFSHMAHADLDCTDCHMDMSEVDTPPVYYENKLTGYSKQTMKMWQCERCHAENGASNACYVCHK; encoded by the coding sequence ATGCTGCCCCTTTTAGTTGGGTTTGTGGCGGCAGTGGCGTTGGGGTGGTGGGGCTACCCCAAATTGGTTTTTTCCGAAAAGACACAGCCGATCAGGTTCAGTCACAACGTGCATGTCTCGGATCAGGGCATGGGGTGTGACGAGTGTCACTCTTTTCGGGATGATGGATCCTATGCCGGGTTGCCAACAACGGAACAGTGCGCCGAGTGTCATGAAGAGGCTGTAAGCGAAGATCCCGCAGAAATCGAATTTGTCGAGAAGTATGTGGCTCAAGGCAAGGAAGTCCCATGGCTCGTTTACCAGAAGCAACCCGACAACGTGTACTTTTCGCATATGGCCCATGCGGATCTCGATTGTACGGATTGTCACATGGACATGTCTGAAGTGGATACCCCGCCGGTCTATTATGAAAACAAACTGACCGGGTACAGCAAACAGACCATGAAGATGTGGCAGTGTGAGCGCTGTCATGCCGAGAACGGCGCCAGTAATGCCTGCTATGTGTGCCATAAATAA